Within the Deinococcus peraridilitoris DSM 19664 genome, the region GCCCATCCCGCCGTGTGATTCAGGAGTTGACGGACCGTCACGCGAGCCGCGACGTCCTGATCGCTCAGCCTGAAGTCCGGCAGGTACTCACGGACCCGGTCGTCCAATTGCAGGTCGCCGCGTTCCACGAGGCGCATGATGGCCAGCGCCACGAAGGTCTTGGTGACCGACCCGATTTGGAACAGCGTGTCCGGCGTGACAGGCAGCGGATGCTCGATGCTGGTCACACCGAAACTCAGTTCGTGCTGCCCGCCCGGGGTAAGCAGACCCAGCGTCACGCCAGGAACGGCGTACTGCGCCATCAAGCTGGTTGTGCGTTCAGCCAGGGCTTCAAGCTGCGTGCGATCGAGAGTCAAGGGCGTGACAGGCACAGGGTGGGTCATGAAACCTCCACGCGAAGCATAACCGACGTGAAAGGAGGGCGATCCGGCCTCGCCTGCTCGGGACGCTATCCTGTGCGGATGTTGCGTGACCAGCTGCTGCGGCCCACGCCCAATGAACTGTCGGACTTCCTGAACTTGCACCTGCGCGTCGGTGGCTGCCTCGTGCAGATCGCCGGGGAATGCGAAGTGCTCTACCACGGCCGCGCGATGAGCATGGCCGAAGCGGGAAATTACCTAGTAATCATCAAATGCGACGGCAGTGTCATGGTGCACGGCCCGAAAAGCGTGAAACCCATCAACTGGCAACCACGCACGGATGAATGAGCGCACGAACAGAGGAGGGTCGGTGTGTCCTGACTGCTTACCGGAAAAGCCCGGAGGAAACGGTCCGTGTCGCGTTCCTCGAGCCGAGCATCGCGATGGCGCTCGAACTGCAGGAAGAAGTCGGCTTCGTGCTGACCGGCAGCGAGAAAGACATGCAGAGTGCGCTGGCGAGGAATCCACAGTTGATCGAAGAGGGTTTGACGGTACTGGATCGCGAGCTAATCAGCAGCGTCGGTGACATCGATTTGTACGCGCGCGATTCCGAGGGACGTTTCGTGGTGGTGGAACTCAAACGCGGCAAAGCCACCCAGGAAGCCGTGCATCAGTTACAGCGGTACGTGCAGGCCGTGCAGCCTCTTGTCCCGAATGCTGTGCGAGGAATTCTGGCCGCTCCGGCGATCACGCATCCGGCGCGGGTGCAACTTGAACGCCTGCAACTGGAATTCAAGGAAATTCAGGCGCTCCCGAAACCCGAAGAGGCTGCTGCGCAACCCGCCTTGTTCTGAGCCCATCAGGCGAGGCGACGTTATGCTCGTTGACTGGCCTGTACGGCATGACGGACCGATTCTTCGATCGACGCTTTGAGGCGGACCTCGCGGTGACCTTATGACAGGACCGCACACTGGACTCGCCAGGGGCTGAAGGGACGTGAACGAAGGGTCAGGCCCTTCGATTTCCAACGCCCGACACTCCCCGAATCTCACGCGAAAACACTGAATACCCATTGATCTGCCGTGCCATCCCGCATTCAGCGTCTTCCAGTCCGAACTTACGTCAGCTGGGCGGTTCGGGCTTGAGGCTTGAGGCCCAGGAACTCCAGCCAGGCGAAGCCCACCACCAGCACGGCCTGCAGCCACACCAACGCGGCGCCCCAGCTGGTCAGCGGCCACAAGAATGTGACCGCCACGCTGAGCACCACCCAGGTGAGGTTCAGCATGACGACAGCCCAAACGGGGAGTGGCACCGGACGACGCCAGGCGACCATCACACCCAACGCCGCTGCGTACCCCAGCAGAAACCAGCCGGTGGGTGTCGGCAGCGACTCCGGTACGCCCAGCAGCCCCGGCAGGACTTCAGCACCCACCAGCAACGCTACACCCATCACCCCGCTGGCGACTGCGTCCACCGCGAGCACCCGGCGCAGCAAGAGAGCCTCAGACCACCGCATGCAGACCTTCCGTGCTCTGCCGGGCCGCTGGAAGCTGATCGAAGAAGCCCACCATTAGCTGGAATCGCCCGTTGAGCTGCTGTGCAACGTCCGTTCCTCGCACGACCGACGCGGAATCTTCAGTGCGCCATTCCCAGCTGAAGCGCAAAAAGTCATGATGCGCCTGCATGTCACCGGACCGCTGAAAGCGCGCCGCCGCGAAGGGCGCTCTTGCCCGGCCGATCATGACGCTGATGTCCGCCACACCGTGCGCTTCCGTCAGCGGGTCGATGTAACGACCGTCTGAGGTGAAGACCTGACGTAAAAGCGTGGCTCGCTTGGTTTCATCCGCTGCATTCCAGGCTGCGAGGTAAAGGTCTGTCAAATCATTTCCCAGCATGCGTTCCACCTTTCTGGCCCGGCGTCAAACCGAACTCCCGTTGAGCATGTACCGTGCACGCACTGAAATCGATTACCTGGCAGGTAATCGGAAGTCTGCGCTGCAGCGGGTATCCTCAGGGCATGAACGCCACGCCAACCTTCGGGGAACTGCTGCGAGGCTGGCGTCAGCAGCGCCGGTTGAGCCAACTTGACCTGGCCGGTGAAAGTGGCGTGTCCGCGCGGCATGTCAGCTTCATGGAAACCGGACGTGCCGTGCCCAGCCGGGAGATGGTGCTGCGTTTGTCCGAGCAGCTCGAGGTGCCCTTACGGGAACGCAACGTGTTGCTTCAGGCAGCGGGGTACGCGCCACTGTACCCGCAACGCTCTTTGGACGATCCTGCCATGCAGGCGGTGCGCGCTGCGATCGACGCGGTCCTGAGCGGGTATGGAGCGTCACCGGCCCTGGCGGTGGATCGTCATTGGACGCTCGTGACGGCCAACCGTGCGGCGTTGCGGTTGCTGGACGGCCTCGATCCCTCCCTGTTGACACCACCCCTCAATGTTCTGCGCCTCAGTTTGCACCCGAACGGCTTATCGCCGCGCATTCTCAACTTGAGCGAATGGCGAGCGCATGTCCTCGCGCGGCTCCGCCGGCAGATCGACACGAGCGGAGACGCGACTCTGCGTGCCCTTCACCAGGAACTCTCCGGGTACTTCACGCCCGCCGCGAATGAGGTGAACGTCAGTCCGGCGGAAGTGTTCGTGCCGATCCGCCTGGCTTCATCGTTCGGTCCGTTGACGCTGTTGAGCATCACCACGGTCTTCGGGACGCCCGTTGACGTGACGCTCTCGGAACTGGCGATTGAGGCGTTCCTGCCGGCAGACGCTGTCACGGCAGTGGCCTTGCAGTTGCTGGCGGACGATGGCGCGCTGCCTGCCTCTTTGGGCGCTTGATTTCGGGTGCCCTCAGGGTGAGGAGAGTGCTAGCGTGCCAGGACGGAGGAAGAACATGGCTGACCGTTTCGTCATCGAACGCTTCGAGGAAGACCTGGTTGTCATCGAGTGGCACGATCGCTCGTTGGACTTGCCGCGTGTGTGGTTGCCCCAGGCCGCTCAGGAAGGTGACCATCTGAAGGTCATCGCCAAAGACGGGCACGTGACTTTCGAGATCGACGCCGCAGCGACCCAGCAGGCTCTGCAGGCGAATCAACAGGCCCTCAATGCGCTGAACGCGAAAGACGACGGCGGAGACCTTGACTTATGAAACGCCTGTTATTGATGCTCCCACTGCTTCTTTGCGCCGCCTCCGCTGCTGACCTGCAGATCCGCTTTCTGAATGTCGGGCAAGGGGACGCGGTGCTCGTCACCACCCCGGATGGCAAAAGCATGCTGTACGACGCTGGACGAGGTACCACCGCCGCGCAGCTTCTCAAGCGGTACGGCGTGAAGCAACTCGACCTGGCGGTGATGAGCCAGGGTGACGCGGATCACATCGGCGGTTTCGAAGCGGTCGCGCAGCAATTCAAACCACGAGCGGTGTTGAACAATGGACTCGCGAAAAGTACGCAGACGTACGCGCGGGTGCTGGCCGCATTTGAACAGGCGGGCAGTCAGGGTTTGAGGGCAACGGAGCGCAGTATCAATCTGGGCGCGCAGGTGAAGCTGCAGGTGCTGCCAGCATTGGGGGTACCGAAGACCAATCAGAACGCGAACAGCGTCGGGGTGCTGCTCAGCTACGGATCCTTCAAGGTGTTCTTCGGTGGGGACGCCGAGCCCGTCACGACGAAAGGCTGGGCTCAGCGGTACGCGTCACAGCTTCGGAATGTGCAGCTGTACAAAGCGCTGCATCACGGCAGCAAACACAACGACACCCTGGAGTTCCTACAGCTCGTGAAACCCGAGATGGTGGTCATCGGGGTGGGGAAGAACAACTACGGTCATCCTTCCTCAGAGGCGCTGGCGGTCTATAAGATGGTGAATGCGCAGGTGTTCCGCACGGACCTCAACGGCACAGTCACGGTGAGCGTGAAGCCCGACGGGTCGTACACTGTCACCGCGGAGCAGGGACTGGGTACGCAGAAGACCACCCGGACGACTACGCCTGCTCCTACCACGCCAGCACCTACGACGGAGGTGTACTTCCGCAATTGCGCGGAAGCGCGCAACGCCGGGTACACCAACATCAAGCGTGGCGAAAGCGGGTACCGTAGCGCCATGGACCGGGATGGTGACGGTGTCGCCTGTGAACGTTGAATGACGCAGGTCTAAAGGGCTCACTTCCATTGTCAGAGATAATCTAACGACCCTTGGCGTCCAGTCCTGAAGCGGGGAAGTGCCGCGGCAGAGTGTACGGACGAAGGCAGCAGCACGTCTTTCGCTTGGCGCAGCACCTGCACCCGCCCGCTGTTGTCGTTGTAAATCAAGTGAGCGCAAGGGCTGGACTGACCGTTGACTCCACAAACGGGGAGAGGCACCGGCTGACGCTCAGCAGCCCATACTCGAATAGGTTCGGCTCTCCGTACAGCATTTGAACGTTCAGGCTGGGGTCATGTTCCACTTCATACGCAGCGAGAAACTGCGTCGGCAGTCCGCGGCGTACATCATGGCCAGGTCACGTAGCAAAGCCGCGGGTGGCGCCGCAATGCATTTGACGTGATTTCTGATTTCCATCTTGAGGTAGCCTCCGTACCGATCCTGCAGGTACCTGGCCGTGGCGAGCGACCGTACCGGCAGCAGCTCAGGTTTGAAATGGTCCAGGTCACGTGCACGTTTTATGACCGCTCGGATGAGAGTTGTGGTGAGCACACCTGCTTTCGTGCGGTGCGGCGTGTACAGGATGCCTTCGCGTTGACAGGCCGCGCTGAACTTGATGCGGGAGTGGCTGCTGAGGCCTGCATGACACACGACCAGCCGTGCATTTCGGCCTTCCACTAGCATTGTGGTATCGGTACTGAAATTGCCCAGAAGCTGTTGCCAGAGGCTCCGCAGGCGCCACCCAAAGCCGCCTGGTGGAGTGCGCTCAGGCTGTGCAGAGTGCTAGCGTGACCATTAACGTGATGCCCGTTCCTGCCCTGGCTTCTCGCTTGTCCACGCGCCTCGTGAGCATTCCCGGCGTGATCGCCGTGAGCCTGGGTGGTTCGC harbors:
- a CDS encoding excalibur calcium-binding domain-containing protein — protein: MKRLLLMLPLLLCAASAADLQIRFLNVGQGDAVLVTTPDGKSMLYDAGRGTTAAQLLKRYGVKQLDLAVMSQGDADHIGGFEAVAQQFKPRAVLNNGLAKSTQTYARVLAAFEQAGSQGLRATERSINLGAQVKLQVLPALGVPKTNQNANSVGVLLSYGSFKVFFGGDAEPVTTKGWAQRYASQLRNVQLYKALHHGSKHNDTLEFLQLVKPEMVVIGVGKNNYGHPSSEALAVYKMVNAQVFRTDLNGTVTVSVKPDGSYTVTAEQGLGTQKTTRTTTPAPTTPAPTTEVYFRNCAEARNAGYTNIKRGESGYRSAMDRDGDGVACER
- a CDS encoding endonuclease NucS domain-containing protein yields the protein MLRDQLLRPTPNELSDFLNLHLRVGGCLVQIAGECEVLYHGRAMSMAEAGNYLVIIKCDGSVMVHGPKSVKPINWQPRTDE
- a CDS encoding DUF3006 domain-containing protein codes for the protein MADRFVIERFEEDLVVIEWHDRSLDLPRVWLPQAAQEGDHLKVIAKDGHVTFEIDAAATQQALQANQQALNALNAKDDGGDLDL
- a CDS encoding nuclear transport factor 2 family protein, which produces MLGNDLTDLYLAAWNAADETKRATLLRQVFTSDGRYIDPLTEAHGVADISVMIGRARAPFAAARFQRSGDMQAHHDFLRFSWEWRTEDSASVVRGTDVAQQLNGRFQLMVGFFDQLPAARQSTEGLHAVV
- a CDS encoding endonuclease NucS domain-containing protein, which codes for MSARTEEGRCVLTAYRKSPEETVRVAFLEPSIAMALELQEEVGFVLTGSEKDMQSALARNPQLIEEGLTVLDRELISSVGDIDLYARDSEGRFVVVELKRGKATQEAVHQLQRYVQAVQPLVPNAVRGILAAPAITHPARVQLERLQLEFKEIQALPKPEEAAAQPALF
- a CDS encoding helix-turn-helix domain-containing protein — its product is MNATPTFGELLRGWRQQRRLSQLDLAGESGVSARHVSFMETGRAVPSREMVLRLSEQLEVPLRERNVLLQAAGYAPLYPQRSLDDPAMQAVRAAIDAVLSGYGASPALAVDRHWTLVTANRAALRLLDGLDPSLLTPPLNVLRLSLHPNGLSPRILNLSEWRAHVLARLRRQIDTSGDATLRALHQELSGYFTPAANEVNVSPAEVFVPIRLASSFGPLTLLSITTVFGTPVDVTLSELAIEAFLPADAVTAVALQLLADDGALPASLGA